The Xiphophorus maculatus strain JP 163 A chromosome 23, X_maculatus-5.0-male, whole genome shotgun sequence genome contains a region encoding:
- the LOC102223603 gene encoding lysophosphatidic acid receptor 4-like, with protein MVWQHFDQQKQQDIAILRHQAPKLIVFFVVVAVLRDAGRREDFVSSVTMASLVINETGVEDCGIDDSFKYNLYSTVYSVVFVSGLMTNCAALFVFCFRMKIRNETTMFMTNLAFSDLVFVFTLPFKVFYNVNRNWPFGDGLCKVSGTAFITNIYGSMLFLTCISVDRFLAIVYPFRSRSIRTRRNAALVCAAVWLTIVGGGISVTFFSTINSRHRATTCFEGFSKNTWKTYLSKITIFIEIVGFLFPLLANLVCSSLVLRTLRRPVSAGHGCDSKKRVLRMIVVHLTIFIICFVPYNFLLFLYALVRTQALANCTVERFARTLYPITLCLASLNCCLDPVVYYFTSESFKKSLTIGGKGSGSRPESVPRSDNEAQDTAVPRDTQSVSSNGKDVTISDSQL; from the exons ATGGTGTGGCAGCACTTTGATCAACAGAAACAGCAAGATATTGCCATCCTGAGACATCAAGCACCCAAgctaatagttttttttgttgttgttgcggTTCTGCGCGATGCTGGCAGAcg tgaagaCTTTGTCTCTTCCGTCACCATGGCCAGCCTTGTGATTAACGAAACTGGAGTGGAGGATTGCGGGATCGACGACTCCTTCAAGTACAACTTGTACTCCACGGTTTACAGCGTGGTCTTCGTTTCGGGCCTGATGACCAACTGCGCCGCCCTCTTCGTCTTCTGCTTCCGGATGAAGATACGCAACGAGACCACAATGTTCATGACCAACCTAGCCTTTTCAGACTTGGTCTTCGTCTTCACGCTGCCGTTCAAGGTCTTCTACAACGTCAACCGCAACTGGCCCTTCGGAGACGGGCTCTGCAAGGTGTCAGGGACGGCCTTCATCACCAACATCTACGGCAGCATGCTCTTCCTCACCTGCATCAGCGTGGACCGCTTCCTGGCAATAGTCTACCCGTTTCGATCGCGCTCCATCCGCACTAGGAGGAACGCAGCGCTGGTGTGCGCCGCCGTGTGGCTCACCATCGTGGGCGGAGGAATATCGGTGACCTTCTTCTCCACCATCAACAGCAGACACAGAGCCACCACATGCTTTGAAGGATTTTCCAAGAACACCTGGAAGACCTACCTCTCCAAAATCACCATCTTCATAGAG ATCGTGGGTTTTCTCTTCCCCCTCCTGGCCAACCTGGTGTGCTCCTCCCTGGTTCTCCGGACGCTGCGCCGCCCGGTCAGCGCCGGCCACGGCTGTGACAGCAAGAAGCGCGTCCTGCGGATGATCGTGGTCCATCTCACCATTTTCATCATTTGCTTCGTCCCGTACAacttcctgctcttcctgtaCGCCCTGGTGCGGACCCAGGCCCTGGCTAACTGCACCGTGGAGCGGTTCGCGCGGACCCTGTACCCCATCACCCTGTGTCTGGCCAGCCTCAACTGCTGCCTGGACCCCGTGGTTTACTACTTCACCTCAGAGAGCTTCAAGAAGAGCCTGACCATTGGTGGCAAGGGGTCCGGCTCGCGGCCCGAGAGCGTCCCCCGCAGCGACAACGAGGCCCAGGACACGGCCGTCCCCAGAGACACTCAATCCGTGTCCAGCAACGGGAAAGACGTCACGATATCCGACAGCCAGCTATGA